In Bacillota bacterium, one DNA window encodes the following:
- a CDS encoding methyltransferase domain-containing protein, with the protein MTSAILRYPTHTLSIPLCRRTFRITAVRSVDDLLTESTSADDIPFWAVPWHAAVGLCEFLCERREQIRGKRVLELGTGLGLCGLVARWLGAEVTLNDYQPDALEFALWNAQQNGITGVTTLLADWRHFPEVEPFEVVIAADVLYERRLHDALRRVLTRCVRTHGRVWLADPWRDTAWEFMVKMEQAGWRVDFSEHTAHLLESQQEVIVFDMRPPV; encoded by the coding sequence GTGACATCCGCCATTTTGCGCTACCCCACCCATACCCTGTCCATCCCACTCTGCCGGCGAACGTTTCGGATTACTGCCGTGCGCAGTGTGGATGACCTGCTTACCGAAAGTACCTCCGCCGACGACATTCCTTTTTGGGCGGTACCGTGGCACGCGGCAGTGGGGCTGTGTGAGTTTCTGTGCGAGCGTCGCGAGCAGATTCGGGGTAAACGGGTGTTGGAACTGGGCACTGGGCTCGGGCTGTGCGGGCTGGTGGCGCGCTGGCTGGGGGCGGAGGTCACTTTGAACGATTACCAACCCGATGCGCTGGAGTTCGCCCTGTGGAATGCGCAGCAGAACGGCATTACAGGCGTTACCACCCTGCTCGCCGACTGGCGACACTTTCCCGAGGTGGAACCCTTTGAGGTGGTCATCGCGGCGGACGTGCTGTACGAGCGTCGCCTCCACGACGCCCTGCGCCGCGTGCTGACGAGGTGCGTTCGCACACACGGGCGCGTATGGCTCGCCGACCCGTGGCGCGATACCGCATGGGAGTTTATGGTGAAAATGGAGCAAGCAGGCTGGCGGGTAGATTTCAGCGAGCACACAGCGCATCTACTGGAGAGCCAGCAGGAGGTGATTGTGTTTGACATGCGCCCCCCTGTGTGA
- a CDS encoding DUF3488 and transglutaminase-like domain-containing protein gives MTETHTPRERDNPSVWMYVSGLAVAYSGLLAARIVIEDVRFTSMLLLLVLGGFVFSFIARQLGWFNLSPGLFVRWLFAGLIVYALFSFWTQGWVMPSDVETTYGGTAIAFLCWLVVFISFMLASDEHVLFVAVPVIALLGVTAPALTSYQAFWLFTMFLGNTAFLLAHENFRRVYRTAKPNALLLRGQIVVAVACGALAALTGVLVGLTLKDTTVRLSGQALPAGLSTPASNSVSSSFNQPAILVGSGPVSLSEQPVLEVQSDEPLLWRGSVYVRYTGRGWANPRYGFFGRDLFNVDMPFAEMPERRDGLYTLPVPPVSPEPIRYREVKQRFKLLSGAANVIYGAAQPVLVRFPTMAVRVDAGGCLQSYYGYRAGAEYEVVSRVPDATPEDLRQSPAATPLDVGAFYFDAPPNPRLQNLVRDLTAGLTNNYDKVMALKAYIESTCKYNLNAPAVPMGRDAVDFFLFDSREGYCDLFSSALAVLARYAGIPSRVATGFITGDQQPDGKYIAKEKHRHQWTEIYFPGWGWIAFDPTEGARNVTEDPNQRGGRLSWQALVQRYGYLPWALLFGAIGLLLFAAVNEVLGRRSSAASASRIVRAYLRAVQLLHRAGVPRAEWMTPSEYASRVQKALPDAALPVWGLTRLLERSEYGKGIDEAEVEQAERYLQQIRAVLKRQNRWWRREWRNSNRYL, from the coding sequence ATGACGGAAACACACACCCCGCGCGAGAGAGACAACCCCAGCGTCTGGATGTATGTGTCGGGGCTGGCAGTGGCGTACTCCGGCTTGCTGGCGGCGCGGATTGTGATTGAGGACGTTCGTTTTACCAGCATGCTACTGCTGCTGGTGCTGGGCGGCTTTGTGTTCAGCTTTATCGCCAGGCAGCTGGGCTGGTTCAACCTGTCGCCCGGGCTGTTCGTGCGATGGCTGTTCGCGGGGTTAATTGTGTATGCCCTGTTCAGCTTCTGGACGCAGGGATGGGTCATGCCTTCCGATGTAGAGACCACCTACGGCGGCACCGCCATCGCTTTCCTGTGCTGGCTGGTGGTGTTCATCTCGTTCATGCTGGCATCGGATGAGCATGTGTTGTTTGTGGCAGTGCCGGTCATCGCCTTGCTGGGGGTGACCGCGCCCGCGTTGACCTCCTATCAGGCGTTCTGGTTATTCACCATGTTCCTGGGCAACACCGCCTTCTTGCTGGCGCATGAGAACTTCCGGCGCGTGTACCGCACGGCGAAGCCCAATGCCCTGCTGTTGCGCGGGCAGATAGTCGTGGCGGTGGCATGTGGAGCGCTGGCGGCGTTGACGGGGGTGCTGGTTGGATTGACGCTGAAGGATACCACTGTCCGTCTGAGCGGACAAGCCCTGCCGGCAGGTCTCAGCACCCCGGCCAGTAACAGTGTCTCCAGCTCGTTCAACCAGCCGGCAATCCTGGTGGGTTCGGGACCCGTATCGCTGAGCGAACAGCCGGTGCTGGAGGTGCAAAGCGACGAGCCGCTTCTGTGGCGCGGCAGTGTCTATGTCCGCTACACAGGGCGCGGCTGGGCGAACCCGCGATATGGCTTCTTCGGACGAGACCTGTTCAATGTGGATATGCCATTCGCGGAGATGCCTGAGCGACGCGACGGTTTGTATACGCTGCCGGTGCCCCCGGTCTCGCCGGAGCCGATACGCTACCGCGAGGTCAAGCAACGGTTCAAACTGTTGAGCGGAGCGGCGAACGTGATCTATGGGGCTGCTCAGCCCGTGCTCGTCCGGTTCCCGACCATGGCGGTGCGTGTGGACGCCGGAGGATGTCTGCAAAGTTATTACGGTTACCGCGCCGGGGCCGAGTATGAGGTGGTGTCGCGCGTACCCGATGCCACCCCCGAAGACCTGCGTCAGTCCCCTGCGGCGACGCCGCTGGATGTCGGGGCTTTCTATTTCGACGCGCCGCCCAATCCTCGATTGCAGAACCTCGTTCGGGACCTCACCGCAGGACTTACCAATAACTACGACAAAGTGATGGCGCTGAAGGCTTATATCGAGTCGACCTGCAAGTATAACCTGAATGCGCCAGCGGTGCCAATGGGCAGGGATGCGGTGGATTTCTTCCTGTTCGATTCGCGGGAGGGCTATTGCGACCTGTTTTCCTCTGCGCTGGCGGTGCTGGCGCGCTACGCGGGTATCCCCTCGCGCGTGGCAACGGGGTTCATCACGGGCGACCAGCAGCCCGACGGCAAGTATATCGCCAAAGAGAAGCATCGCCATCAGTGGACGGAGATTTACTTCCCCGGCTGGGGCTGGATTGCCTTTGACCCCACCGAAGGCGCGCGCAACGTGACGGAAGACCCGAATCAGCGGGGAGGCCGCCTATCGTGGCAGGCTCTCGTGCAGCGATACGGCTATTTGCCGTGGGCGTTGCTGTTCGGGGCTATCGGTCTGCTGCTGTTCGCGGCGGTCAATGAGGTTCTTGGGCGTCGTTCATCTGCTGCCTCTGCCTCGCGCATCGTGCGTGCGTATCTGCGGGCGGTGCAGCTGCTGCACAGGGCAGGGGTTCCTCGCGCCGAGTGGATGACCCCCTCCGAGTACGCCTCGCGTGTGCAGAAAGCCCTGCCCGATGCGGCGCTACCTGTGTGGGGACTGACGCGCCTGCTGGAGCGCAGCGAATACGGAAAAGGCATCGACGAGGCAGAGGTGGAGCAGGCGGAACGCTACCTGCAGCAGATCCGCGCCGTGCTGAAGCGTCAGAACAGGTGGTGGCGTCGCGAGTGGCGAAATAGCAATCGCTATCTCTGA
- the holA gene encoding DNA polymerase III subunit delta, with product MAVSATDFLHRGVGKTPARVYLVHGREEGQKHVVLQRLRDELVTEEFDRAHLDAQEADLSTILAETMSIPAFSPRRVVFVRGVQHLKSADIDSLVDAIPRLPDSTCLVLYTHAESEEEDRKGTAVPAKLLNAVDKQGVVIECKPLSSAGFVGWLDARLRESGKEMTPDAKERFTFLTAANTAAAEPELAKLLWFVGERTVIGREDVEAVVSRTVEAQVFKLVDAIALGDAASAMRLLQDVLSSGGRAEGVVPRLMVLIARQFRLLWQMRLQIEYREQAQQWFPSDPNLAQLLARQRFLEKSLREQANRLSLQELQQAFDRLHQADRMLKGIDEGDNDARRVFERLVVDLCGLKATTTRRSMLSAAVPDIG from the coding sequence ATGGCAGTCAGCGCAACGGATTTCTTGCATCGGGGCGTTGGGAAGACGCCCGCGCGCGTCTATCTGGTGCATGGCAGGGAGGAGGGGCAGAAGCACGTCGTTCTGCAACGCCTGCGCGACGAACTGGTTACTGAGGAGTTCGACCGGGCACACCTCGATGCACAGGAGGCAGACCTGTCCACCATCCTTGCCGAGACGATGAGCATTCCTGCCTTTTCCCCCCGTCGGGTGGTCTTCGTTCGGGGCGTTCAGCACCTCAAAAGCGCGGATATCGATAGCCTCGTGGACGCCATCCCCCGCCTGCCCGACAGCACCTGTTTGGTGCTGTACACCCACGCCGAGAGTGAAGAGGAAGACAGGAAGGGAACTGCCGTGCCTGCGAAACTGCTGAACGCTGTGGACAAACAGGGAGTGGTCATCGAGTGCAAACCCCTGTCCTCGGCGGGTTTTGTGGGCTGGCTGGACGCGCGGCTGAGGGAGTCGGGAAAGGAGATGACTCCTGACGCGAAGGAACGTTTTACCTTCCTGACCGCTGCCAACACCGCTGCTGCAGAGCCGGAACTGGCAAAGCTGCTGTGGTTTGTGGGCGAGCGGACGGTTATAGGGCGCGAGGATGTGGAGGCTGTGGTCAGCCGCACGGTCGAGGCGCAGGTGTTCAAGCTCGTGGACGCCATTGCGCTGGGCGATGCGGCGTCGGCGATGCGCTTACTGCAGGATGTGCTTTCTTCAGGAGGGCGGGCGGAAGGTGTGGTGCCCCGTCTGATGGTGCTGATCGCCCGCCAGTTTCGCTTATTGTGGCAGATGCGCCTCCAGATAGAGTATCGTGAGCAGGCGCAACAGTGGTTCCCTTCCGACCCGAATCTGGCGCAGCTGCTTGCCAGACAACGCTTTCTGGAGAAGAGCCTGCGCGAGCAGGCAAACCGGCTGTCGCTGCAGGAGCTGCAACAGGCCTTTGACCGCCTGCATCAGGCGGATCGTATGCTGAAGGGAATAGACGAAGGGGATAACGACGCTCGCAGAGTGTTCGAGCGGCTGGTGGTTGACCTGTGTGGCTTAAAAGCAACCACTACGCGCCGCTCGATGCTGTCTGCTGCTGTGCCAGATATTGGTTGA
- the rpsT gene encoding 30S ribosomal protein S20 produces MANLKSSIKDIKRNEKRRLRNKSAKSAMKTFIKKAKAAAASGDIEAIRKALAQACSAIDKTAERGIIHKNQAARRKSRLMRFVNQYLAQQQTASSGA; encoded by the coding sequence TTGGCAAACCTGAAATCGTCCATCAAGGACATTAAGCGCAATGAGAAGCGTCGCCTGCGCAACAAGTCTGCCAAGTCGGCGATGAAGACTTTCATCAAGAAGGCGAAGGCGGCAGCTGCGAGTGGCGATATCGAAGCCATCCGCAAGGCGCTGGCGCAGGCGTGCAGTGCGATAGACAAAACCGCCGAGCGCGGTATCATCCACAAGAACCAGGCAGCGCGGCGCAAATCGCGCCTGATGCGTTTCGTCAACCAATATCTGGCACAGCAGCAGACAGCATCGAGCGGCGCGTAG
- a CDS encoding Gfo/Idh/MocA family oxidoreductase yields MAVEVIRVGVVGAGANTVEKHIPNLQAIEGVEIVSVCNRTRESSERVARHFNIPKVYDNWRELVDAPDTNAIVIGTWPYMHCPVTLAALQANKHVMTEARLAMNLREARQMLEAAKMRPHLVVQVVPSPFTLRVDNTIKRLIAEGYLGEVLAIEVRAGGTFIDRDSPLHWRQDFDLSGFNTMTLGIWYEAVMRWVGEAKRVTALGKTFVPMRRDASGNLKAVRIPDHLEVVAEMVCGAIAHFQISAVTGLAGGPEVWLFGSDGTLRLADGRLFGGRRGDSSLTEIPIPPEEEGKWRVEEEFVNAIRGKEKIKLTTFEDGVKYMEFTEAAIRSMAEGRTVAIGDLL; encoded by the coding sequence ATCGCCGTGGAAGTCATTCGTGTGGGCGTAGTCGGCGCGGGAGCCAATACCGTTGAAAAGCATATCCCCAATTTGCAGGCGATAGAGGGTGTGGAGATTGTCAGCGTGTGCAACCGCACGCGCGAGTCTTCGGAGCGTGTCGCCAGGCATTTCAACATCCCCAAAGTCTACGATAACTGGCGCGAGCTGGTGGACGCGCCCGATACCAATGCCATTGTGATAGGCACGTGGCCCTACATGCACTGTCCTGTGACGCTCGCCGCCCTGCAGGCAAACAAGCACGTGATGACCGAGGCGCGCCTGGCGATGAACCTGCGGGAGGCCCGGCAGATGCTGGAAGCGGCGAAGATGCGCCCCCATCTCGTGGTACAGGTCGTGCCTTCGCCGTTCACACTGAGAGTCGACAACACCATCAAGCGCCTGATCGCGGAGGGGTATCTGGGCGAGGTGCTGGCGATAGAGGTGCGGGCGGGAGGCACTTTCATCGACCGCGATTCCCCCCTGCACTGGCGGCAGGATTTCGACCTCAGCGGTTTCAACACCATGACGCTGGGCATCTGGTATGAAGCAGTGATGCGCTGGGTGGGCGAGGCGAAGCGAGTCACCGCTCTTGGCAAGACCTTCGTGCCGATGCGCAGGGATGCTTCGGGCAACCTGAAGGCGGTGCGTATCCCCGACCATCTGGAGGTGGTGGCGGAGATGGTGTGCGGCGCTATCGCGCATTTTCAGATTTCCGCCGTCACCGGTTTGGCGGGCGGACCCGAAGTGTGGCTCTTCGGCAGCGATGGCACGTTGCGCCTTGCAGACGGCAGGCTGTTTGGCGGCAGGCGAGGCGATAGCTCTCTCACCGAAATCCCCATTCCTCCCGAAGAAGAGGGCAAATGGCGGGTGGAAGAGGAGTTCGTCAACGCCATCCGCGGCAAGGAGAAGATTAAACTCACCACCTTCGAAGACGGTGTGAAGTATATGGAGTTCACCGAAGCCGCCATCCGCAGTATGGCGGAAGGCAGGACGGTCGCTATCGGTGACCTGTTATAA
- a CDS encoding GAF domain-containing protein, giving the protein MSKQQQYRQALQQLGKVARQAVSQPDIDRFLDYALEEGMKLVGGFRAFIALVDDDAGELVIHSALGPGWDEEKRQRRLQVAQEEGKGITGYVAATQRPYCTGDVNHDPHYLKFFEDVVSELAVPIVDAYGRTRGVINIESDQPDAFDEEDVSSVALLADLCLTALTLHQSRVRQEALVQIGNELSTSEDLDDLMRTVLDVAAKVLRFEDCSVFLIDDDQKRLILAASSGALKEQVGKVSYPLGEGLTGWVAQHGEAVRTANPREDPRWRGIAIEMPVEQIGAFLAVPVWGRERTIGVIRVVRRRSLAPWFDNCFTDDELEVLSAIGSQLGSAIESLNMRHRLVQTERMAAWGEMSAKAAHMIGNRTFAIKGDLNEVEYLLQQPEVNREELTELIGSIRRGISRLEEILHEFRDFVMATHLSTGVDNVNNIIAQTVAEIFPRRGPVELKLELDSRLPDIRCDAVKLKRCFAEMIENSLSFQPEGGELFIRTGLVDSRALPVRLGVARNKQFVHVQFCDKGPGVPADIKEKIFQPFFSSRVKGMGLGLSIVKGIVEAHRGFVYEDGVPGKGACFHILLPVNGKPSGEQTDVKER; this is encoded by the coding sequence TTGAGCAAGCAGCAGCAATACCGACAGGCCTTACAACAGCTGGGCAAGGTGGCACGGCAGGCGGTGTCCCAACCCGATATCGACCGATTTCTGGACTACGCGCTGGAAGAGGGCATGAAGCTGGTGGGAGGCTTTCGTGCCTTCATCGCACTCGTAGACGATGACGCGGGCGAACTGGTCATCCACAGCGCGCTGGGACCGGGTTGGGATGAGGAGAAACGGCAGCGCCGTTTGCAGGTGGCGCAGGAGGAAGGAAAGGGCATCACTGGCTACGTGGCTGCCACACAACGACCCTACTGCACAGGGGATGTGAATCATGACCCGCACTACTTGAAGTTCTTCGAGGATGTGGTCAGCGAGCTGGCGGTGCCCATTGTGGACGCTTACGGGCGCACGCGCGGTGTCATCAACATCGAGTCCGACCAGCCGGATGCCTTCGACGAGGAGGATGTGAGCTCGGTCGCTCTGCTGGCAGACCTGTGTTTGACGGCTTTAACCCTGCACCAGTCCCGCGTGCGACAGGAAGCGCTGGTGCAAATCGGCAACGAGCTGAGCACCTCGGAGGACCTGGACGACCTGATGCGCACGGTGCTGGATGTAGCGGCGAAGGTATTGCGCTTTGAAGACTGCTCGGTGTTCCTCATCGATGACGACCAGAAACGTCTGATCCTCGCCGCGTCCAGCGGTGCGCTGAAGGAGCAGGTGGGCAAGGTGTCTTATCCGCTGGGCGAGGGGCTAACCGGCTGGGTAGCGCAACACGGGGAGGCTGTGCGCACTGCGAACCCGCGCGAAGACCCCCGCTGGCGGGGCATCGCCATTGAAATGCCGGTGGAGCAAATCGGCGCGTTTCTGGCGGTTCCCGTATGGGGGCGGGAGCGCACGATTGGCGTCATCCGGGTAGTACGAAGGCGCAGTTTAGCGCCGTGGTTCGATAACTGTTTCACCGACGACGAGCTGGAGGTGCTTTCCGCCATCGGCAGCCAGCTGGGTTCGGCGATAGAGAGCCTGAACATGCGGCATCGGCTGGTGCAGACCGAGCGAATGGCAGCGTGGGGGGAGATGTCTGCCAAAGCCGCGCACATGATTGGCAACCGCACCTTTGCCATCAAAGGCGACCTGAACGAGGTGGAATACCTGCTGCAGCAGCCCGAGGTGAACCGCGAGGAGCTGACCGAGCTCATCGGCAGTATCCGGCGGGGGATTTCGCGTCTGGAGGAGATTCTGCATGAGTTTCGCGACTTCGTGATGGCTACCCACCTGAGCACGGGTGTGGACAACGTGAATAACATCATCGCCCAGACGGTGGCGGAGATATTCCCGCGCCGGGGGCCCGTGGAGCTGAAATTAGAGCTGGACTCCAGGCTGCCGGACATCCGATGCGACGCGGTGAAGCTGAAGCGTTGCTTCGCGGAGATGATAGAGAACTCGCTCAGTTTCCAGCCGGAGGGTGGAGAGCTGTTCATCCGCACCGGGCTGGTGGACTCGCGCGCCCTCCCCGTGCGATTGGGCGTGGCGCGCAACAAGCAGTTCGTACATGTACAGTTCTGTGATAAAGGACCGGGCGTGCCTGCCGACATCAAGGAGAAGATTTTCCAGCCCTTCTTCAGCTCGCGTGTCAAGGGGATGGGGCTGGGGCTGTCTATTGTCAAGGGGATTGTGGAAGCGCATCGCGGTTTCGTATACGAGGATGGCGTGCCCGGCAAGGGGGCTTGCTTCCATATTCTGCTTCCGGTCAACGGAAAGCCATCAGGTGAGCAAACGGACGTGAAAGAGCGATAG
- a CDS encoding DUF58 domain-containing protein, with translation MTEQSQMQQATPGYHGVKVLAAVLASLCILTVAMTLGLGHLYMMAVATAMVPLLSYSLGKRMLRGLEVRREVADVAWDGQAVAVKVHVHNRSATPKYFLQARDNLPEQAELAEGDGVIPLAVPARGTQTAEYQVRFQRRGRYTLGPMNIRATDPLGMFFFEHRLREQTEVLVLPSPLSLPQMNMIRGATFTAGGLHSAPVRGDSVEFLGIREYVPGDPLRRVDWKHSARHGDLFVRDFERFTQSEVCVLLDCSAGLRHLPNSFEVMVKAASGALHQAYAGGLPFRMLVGLPEVDGLPARCSAERLYECLYRLAEITPRPDFVWADVVAKAVAEEPPGTLLVLITAAADPSLPPLLDACVRKQMQVVLLLPNVPALDRQGGVRDALHDGEFLRALSVPHVNVIPLHPGGGS, from the coding sequence ATGACGGAGCAGTCGCAAATGCAACAGGCTACTCCCGGCTACCACGGGGTGAAGGTGCTGGCGGCGGTGCTGGCAAGCCTGTGTATCCTCACCGTGGCAATGACGCTCGGACTGGGACACCTGTACATGATGGCAGTGGCAACGGCGATGGTACCGTTACTGTCCTACTCGCTGGGTAAAAGGATGCTTCGCGGGCTGGAGGTGCGGCGAGAGGTTGCTGATGTCGCGTGGGACGGTCAGGCGGTTGCGGTGAAAGTGCATGTGCATAACCGGTCTGCCACCCCCAAATACTTCTTGCAGGCGCGGGACAATCTGCCCGAGCAAGCGGAGTTGGCGGAAGGCGATGGCGTCATTCCGCTGGCTGTTCCGGCGAGGGGCACACAGACGGCAGAGTATCAGGTGCGGTTTCAGCGTCGCGGAAGGTATACGCTCGGTCCGATGAACATCCGCGCCACCGACCCGCTGGGCATGTTCTTCTTTGAGCACCGCCTGCGCGAGCAGACAGAGGTTCTGGTACTACCATCCCCGCTGTCACTGCCACAGATGAACATGATTCGGGGGGCAACCTTCACCGCAGGGGGACTGCACTCTGCGCCGGTGCGCGGGGATAGTGTGGAGTTTCTCGGCATTCGGGAGTATGTGCCGGGCGACCCGCTACGGCGTGTGGACTGGAAACATTCCGCTCGCCATGGCGACCTGTTCGTGCGCGATTTCGAACGGTTCACGCAGAGCGAGGTCTGTGTGCTGCTGGACTGCTCGGCGGGCTTGCGCCACCTCCCCAACAGCTTCGAAGTCATGGTGAAGGCGGCAAGTGGCGCCCTGCATCAGGCGTATGCAGGTGGACTACCGTTCCGGATGCTGGTCGGGTTGCCGGAGGTGGATGGTCTGCCGGCCCGCTGCTCGGCGGAGCGGCTGTATGAGTGCCTTTATCGCCTTGCGGAGATTACCCCTCGCCCCGATTTTGTGTGGGCGGATGTGGTAGCGAAGGCGGTGGCGGAGGAGCCACCCGGTACTCTGCTGGTGCTGATAACCGCCGCGGCGGACCCGAGTTTACCCCCGCTCCTGGACGCTTGCGTCCGCAAGCAGATGCAGGTTGTGCTTTTGCTGCCAAATGTGCCTGCGCTGGACAGGCAGGGTGGTGTGCGTGATGCCCTGCATGACGGGGAGTTCCTGCGTGCCCTGTCCGTGCCTCACGTGAATGTCATTCCCCTGCATCCGGGAGGTGGCTCATGA
- a CDS encoding response regulator produces MYRILVIDDEEEVRHALQRRLQREGYQVDVAEGETDGIEKIKQASPAYDVVITDMAMENPDSGVRILEAALAHDLFSEVIVLTAYGNVANAVECMRRGAFDYVEKNIPGVDVYELLVLKIEQALERRRSAVNTLRRMEEITRRLTSSMRRGD; encoded by the coding sequence ATGTACCGGATACTGGTGATCGATGACGAAGAAGAGGTGCGCCATGCGTTGCAACGCCGTCTACAGCGCGAAGGTTATCAGGTAGACGTTGCCGAGGGGGAAACCGATGGCATCGAGAAGATCAAGCAGGCGTCCCCCGCGTACGACGTGGTTATCACCGATATGGCGATGGAGAACCCCGACAGCGGGGTGCGCATTTTGGAGGCGGCGCTGGCGCACGACTTGTTCAGCGAGGTGATTGTGCTCACTGCGTACGGCAACGTGGCGAACGCCGTAGAGTGTATGCGCCGCGGCGCGTTCGACTATGTGGAGAAGAACATCCCGGGCGTCGATGTATACGAACTGCTGGTGCTCAAGATCGAGCAGGCGCTGGAGCGCCGCCGCTCCGCAGTGAACACCCTCCGCCGGATGGAAGAGATTACCCGCCGGTTGACCTCCTCCATGAGGCGTGGGGATTAG
- a CDS encoding MoxR family ATPase yields MPEPTAELLRRIVDEVEKAIVGKRQVVELAVLTLLCDGHLLIEDIPGVGKTTLAKALARSIGGKFRRIQFTPDLLPADVTGTNVFNPKTLGFELHPGPVFANVVLADEINRATPKTQSSLLECMEERQVTIDGVSHPLPRPYFVIATQNNVEMLGTYPLPEAQMDRFFMRLSLGYPSQQDEVFILDRQQQEHPLQHVQQVTEPEQIVDAQQAVRTVFVHDAVRHYIVSLVNATRRHPHVQLGASPRGSLNLMHAAQAYAVLQGRDYVLPDDVKAVAVAVLSHRLILKPEARVRGVSAEQVVSEVLQQVAVPLGVRAQK; encoded by the coding sequence ATGCCAGAACCCACCGCCGAACTTCTCCGCCGCATCGTGGACGAGGTGGAGAAAGCCATTGTGGGCAAACGCCAGGTGGTTGAACTCGCAGTACTCACGCTGTTGTGTGACGGGCATCTTCTCATAGAAGATATCCCCGGCGTCGGCAAAACCACCCTCGCTAAAGCGCTGGCGCGCTCCATCGGCGGAAAGTTTCGCCGCATCCAGTTTACTCCAGACCTGTTGCCTGCGGATGTGACCGGCACCAACGTGTTCAATCCCAAGACGCTGGGCTTTGAACTGCACCCTGGGCCGGTCTTCGCCAACGTGGTTCTGGCAGACGAAATCAACCGGGCGACCCCCAAGACGCAGTCCAGTCTGCTGGAGTGCATGGAAGAGCGACAGGTTACCATCGACGGCGTCTCGCACCCATTGCCTCGCCCCTATTTTGTCATCGCCACGCAGAACAATGTGGAGATGCTGGGCACGTATCCGCTGCCGGAGGCGCAGATGGACCGCTTCTTCATGCGCCTGTCGCTGGGTTATCCTTCACAGCAGGATGAAGTGTTCATACTGGACCGCCAGCAGCAAGAGCATCCCCTGCAGCATGTGCAGCAGGTCACCGAGCCGGAGCAGATTGTCGATGCGCAGCAGGCAGTGCGCACGGTCTTCGTGCATGACGCCGTGCGACATTATATCGTCAGCCTCGTCAACGCCACCCGTCGTCACCCGCATGTGCAACTGGGCGCCAGTCCACGCGGCTCGCTCAATCTCATGCACGCAGCGCAGGCATACGCGGTGCTTCAAGGACGCGACTATGTGCTGCCTGACGATGTGAAAGCGGTGGCTGTCGCGGTGCTTTCCCATCGGCTTATCCTGAAGCCAGAGGCGCGGGTGCGCGGCGTTAGCGCGGAGCAGGTGGTCTCGGAAGTGCTGCAGCAGGTGGCGGTACCGCTAGGTGTGAGGGCGCAGAAATGA